The stretch of DNA ATAATGATTGTTGAGATTgtttattactttttctcttgtgattatactatattttaaagttcatCTTTTCCTCTTTAACTTTTCTTAGACTACAGGAATATGTTTTTGCACATCTTTTGaccaattttcatttttctaataaaatttttgtgttgcaatataaatttaaagttttatctGTATTCCATATAGAATATAGTGCTATTTACAGTTTGCTAAATagagtttctgtttttcaaacttccatttaaagtatttaaaatttttaaaaaatttttggggAATTCATTCCTATGTGGTTGTTAAGCAGAGTATGTAATGATTACatcaaaaattcattttatttcacttaatatattttaagactcAACATTATTTGGCAAACTTTGGGTAGAAATGCATTCTGaaattgttgaaaataaaaatatctagcaTGTCATACTATATATGCATTAGTCTCTTTTGGTTCTGAGTGCTAAGGATATAAGAAAGGAGTTTACATGGATATGGACCACAGAACTCAGATTTTtcaaacaatattatttttctttcaagtcacataaaatatattaatagaatATTGTCATTTATATGTTAGCAGTTGTTTTCTCCAACAATTGAAAATAGACTGCAGCATCCTGAGTTCTGCAATATAACTGTCTTTGATAGTAggatgaaaagaacagaaattgaGAGTTCAAAAGCACTGACTTTAGCTATTAGAAAGCAGCATTCCTGGAGTTTACCTGATTTTCCTCTGATAAGTTCTTTCTCAATTTGATGTTTCTAACAGATCTCTCACTTGCAGCCATTGTCTATGAGTGTTCACCAGGTTAAAAATCACTGGGAATGCCACAGATGGAACATTGTAGTGAGAATTGCCTGTGATGTCATAGACCCTTGAGGGAGACTTCTAGAAGTGAAAGTTAGTCATACTAGAGACTAAACAAAAAAGATGCTTACTGAGTAAGGTGGGGTCCAACAAGAGTATAATACAGGATACAGTAATTTGTGGATTACTTTTTTTCTGAGAGAGCTCAACAAAGTAACACTTAATGAAGGAGGGTAAAGGCCTAACCATCTGGTACATTGTGATTATTGATgattaataaatttgaaattcaCCAGTTTTATATATGGAAGAGAGTGATGAACATGATCAGCATATTTCagcagggagaaaagaaattcGAAAGAGAAGAATACCCAGCCAACCAATGGTAGACAAATCCCAACAGACTGAAgtatcagagaaaaagaaacccctGTCCATACCGCAATCGTGTGACCCCAAAGCTACCCTTAATATTAGTAATATTCCTGGAGGCACAGCCAACTATGAGTCTCTTAGAGTATCTGCTCAGCTTCAGCAAACTTGGACAAAAAGAAAGCCTATGCAAGATATGACTGATAAATCTCTGCAGACAGACActgatgcagaagaaaaaaaagaaatagagccTGTTGCTACAACAGTGGTACCTGAAGAAAAGCCAGTGGCTattgaagaaccagctcctgaatttctAGAGAGTGTTCATGAAGTTGAAATTCCACCAAAGAAACCCTCAGCTCAACACCAAATAGACAGATCTCAGCAGACCAGTTGTACTGGAGATTGGGCAATGAAGTTTATTACTCAAGTGGAAAAAGCAGACAAAGAACAGCAGACCTACTTTGATGAATCAGAAATAATGGTTATTGGCAGACCAAGCAATTCTTCAAAGTCAAAGGAGGATGTGCAGAAACGTAAATCCTCAGGGAAGATTTTCATTACTGAACAGCCTGTAATAAGTAGCAATGAAGAAATTAGGCGGAAGAGTATCAATAGATCTTCATTTAGTCAACAAATGAAAAGAGGTAATTCAGTACTTTCAGATAAGCATGACTTTCCTGCTGAAGTACAGCCATCCAGTGTAGAAAAGATCCCTGCTGAAGTGCAATCTCCACCAGCTAAGGCTACTGCAGAAGAGGCCCCTGATGATCTTCAACCTCCACCAGCTGAGGAGGCTCCTGCAGATGAGGCCCCTGCTAAAGTAGAGCCTACCCTTGCTGAAGAGTCTCTTTTGGAAGTGCCTCCCTCTGAAGTTCAGCCTCCAATAGCTGAAGGGGCTCCTGTGAAAATACAGCCTTCCCAAGCTGAAGCAGCTCTTACAGAAAAGACCCCTGCTGAAGTTCAGACTCTGCCAGCTGAGGAGGCACCTGAAGAAGAGGCCCCAGCTGAAGTAGAACCTACCCCTGCTGTACAGGCTCTTTCAGAAGAGCCTTCTGCTTACATTAATTCTCCATCAACCGCAGAGACTCCTACACCAGAGGTCACAGAATTTCAATCTTCACCACCTGTAGAGGCCCCTGCAGAATGGATCCCAGCTGAACTTCAGTTTCCATTGGCTGAGGAGCCTCCTACTGAGGAGTTCCCTGCAGAAGAGGTCCCAGCTGAAGTTCAGTCTCCACCAGCTGAGGGGTTCCCCACAGAAGAGGCCCCAGCTGAAGTTCAGTCTCCACCAGCTGAGGGGTTCCCCGCAGAAGAGGCCCCAGCTGAAGTTCAGTCCCCACCTGCTGAGGGGTTCCCCACAGAAGGGGCCCCAGCTGAAGTTCAGTCTCCACCTGCTGAGGGGTTCCCCACAGAAGAGGCCCAAGCTGAAGTTCAGTCTCCACCTGTTGAGGGGTTCCCCGCAGAAGAGGCCCCAGCTGAAGTTCAGTCTCCACCTGTTGAGGGGTTCCCCGCAGAAGAGGCCCCAGCTGAAGTTCAGTCTCCACCTGCTGAAGGGTTCCCCGCAGAAGAGGCTCCAGTTGAAGTTCAGTCTCCACCAGCTGAGGGGTTCCCTACAGAAGAGGCTCCAGCTGAAGTTCAGTCTCCACCTGCTGAGGGGTTCCCTACAGAAGAGGCTCCAGCTGAAGTTCAGTCTCCACCTGCTGAGGGGTTCCCTGCAGAAGAGGCTCCAGCTGAAGTTCAGTCTCCACCTGCTGAGGGGTTCCCTACAGAAGAGGCCCCAGCTGAAGTTCAGTCTCCACCTGTTGAGGGGTTCCCCGCAGAAGAGGCCCCAGCTGAAGTTCAGTCTCCACCTGCTGAGGGGGTCCCTGCAGAAGAGGCCCCAGCTGAAGTTCAGTCTCCACCTGCTGAGGGGTTCCCTGCAGAAGAGGCTCCAGCTGAAGTTCAGTCTCCACCTGCTGAGGGGGTCCCTGCAGAAGAGGCCCTAGCTGAAGTTCAGTCTCCACCTGCTGAGGGGTTCCCTGCAGAAGAGGCCCCAGCTGAAGTTCAGTCTCCATCTACTGAGGGGTTCCCTGCAGAAGAGGCTCCAGCTGAAGTTCAGTCTCCACCTGCTGAGGGGGTCCCTGCAGAAGAGGCCCCAGCTGAAGTTCAGTCTCCACCAGCTGAGGGGTTCCCTGCAGAAGAGGCCCCAGCTGAAGTTCAGTCTCCACCAGCTGAGGGGTTCCCTGCAGAAGAGGCCCCAGATGAAGTTCAGTCTCCACCAGCTGAGGGGGTCCCTGCAGAAGAGGCCCCAGCTGAAGTTCAGTCTCCACCTGCTGAGGGGTTCCCTGCAGAAGAGGCCCCAGCTGAAGTTCAGTCTCCACCTGCTGAGGGGGTCCCTGCAGAAGAGGCCCCAGCTGAAGTTCAGTCTCCACCAGCTGAGGGGTTCCCTGCAGAAGAGGCCCCAGCTGAAGTTCAGTCTCCACCAGCTGAGGGGGTCCCTGCAGAAGAGGCCCCAGCTGAAGTTCAGTCTCCACCAGCTGAGGGGTCTCCTGCAGAAGAGGCCCCAGGTGAAGTTCAGTCTCCACCTGCTGAAGGGTTCCCTACAGAAGAGGCCCTAGCTGAAGTTCAGTCTCTACCTGCTGAGGGGTTCCCTGCAGAAGAGGCCCCAGCTGAAGTTCAGTCTCCACCAGCTGAGTGGTTCCCTACAGAAGAGGCCCCAGCTGAAGTTCAGTCTCCACCTGCTGAGGGGTTCCCTACAGAAGAGGCTCCAGCTGAAGTTCAGTCCCCACCTGCTGAGGGGTTCCCTGCAGAACAGGCCCCAAGTGAAGTTCAGTCTTCACCTGCTGAGGGGTTCCCTACAGAAGAGGCCCCAGCTGAAGTTCAGTCTCCATCTGCTGAGGGGTTCCCTACAGAAGAGGCTCCAGCTGAAGTTCAGTCTCCACCTGCTGAGGGGTTCCCTGCAGAAGAGGCCCCAGCTGAAGTTCAGTCTCCACCAGCTGAGGGGTTCCCTACAGAAGAGGCTCCAGCTGAAGTTCAGTCTCCACCTGCTGAGGGGTTCCCCGCAGAAGAGGCCCCAGGTGAAGTTCAGTCTCCTCCTGCTGAGGAGGCCTCTGCAGA from Phyllostomus discolor isolate MPI-MPIP mPhyDis1 chromosome 1, mPhyDis1.pri.v3, whole genome shotgun sequence encodes:
- the FSCB gene encoding fibrous sheath CABYR-binding protein, with product MVDKSQQTEVSEKKKPLSIPQSCDPKATLNISNIPGGTANYESLRVSAQLQQTWTKRKPMQDMTDKSLQTDTDAEEKKEIEPVATTVVPEEKPVAIEEPAPEFLESVHEVEIPPKKPSAQHQIDRSQQTSCTGDWAMKFITQVEKADKEQQTYFDESEIMVIGRPSNSSKSKEDVQKRKSSGKIFITEQPVISSNEEIRRKSINRSSFSQQMKRGNSVLSDKHDFPAEVQPSSVEKIPAEVQSPPAKATAEEAPDDLQPPPAEETPAEVQTLPAEEAPEEEAPAEVEPTPAVQALSEEPSGVPAEEALAEVQSPPAEGFPAEEAPAEVQSPSTEGFPAEEAPAEVQSPPAEGVPAEEAPAEVQSPPAEGFPAEEAPAEVQSPPAEGFPAEEAPDEVQSPPAEGVPAEEAPAEVQSPPAEGFPAEEAPAEVQSPPAEGVPAEEAPAEVQSPPAEGFPAEEAPAEVQSPPAEGVPAEEAPAEVQSPPAEGSPAEEAPGEVQSPPAEGFPTEEALAEVQSLPAEGFPAEEAPAEVQSPPAEWFPTEEAPAEVQSPPAEGFPTEEAPAEVQSPPAEGFPAEQAPSEVQSSPAEGFPTEEAPAEVQSPSAEGFPTEEAPAEVQSPPAEGFPAEEAPAEVQSPPAEGFPTEEAPAEVQSPPAEGFPAEEAPGEVQSPPAEEASAEETYAELQVLSTKEATSEIIPVDKQPPSSEEASVTHISVKDSPGAAQPPLSEETPADEGLVENVSIEYQSSKTIDVPVVKSESATLKDEPKSGESLALESS